The Montipora capricornis isolate CH-2021 chromosome 1, ASM3666992v2, whole genome shotgun sequence genome contains a region encoding:
- the LOC138054349 gene encoding uncharacterized protein — MGLSVLQNGKIPHFIPEEVLNEIVQGPSLSSCIKYLQKGLQKIGILQLMMRLPIFLYFFRPSDGAGRSVKKLIHLLAPTFDEEGSNSRKHQKEVYNAFIRYIRDVSAGRRVMGSVNITLGHILQFVCGTDEEPVLGFAKSPGILFVPIDIAFLPTANT; from the coding sequence ATGGGTCTTAGTGTCCTTCAAAATGGTAAAATTCCACACTTTATTCCTGAAGAAGTACTGAATGAAATTGTTCAAGGACCTTCATTGTCATCATGCATTAAATATCTGCAGAAGGGTTTACAGAAGATTGGAATTCTCCAACTGATGATGAGGCTACCCATATTTCTGTACTTTTTCAGGCCTTCAGATGGAGCTGGTCGCAGTGTCAAGAAACTGATACATCTGTTGGCTCCTACATTTGATGAAGAAGGTTCAAATTCTAGAAAGCATCAGAAAGAAGTGTATAATGCCTTCATCAGGTACATTAGAGACGTCTCTGCAGGGCGGAGAGTTATGGGATCAGTGAACATCACTCTTGGCCACATTTTACAGTTTGTTTGTGGGACTGATGAAGAACCTGTCCTAGGATTTGCAAAGTCTCCTGGGATCCTATTTGTTCCTATTGATATCGCCTTTTTACCCACAGCAAACACATGA